A window of the Chloroflexus sp. Y-396-1 genome harbors these coding sequences:
- a CDS encoding type 1 glutamine amidotransferase: MQLTLRLAHLYPEHMNVYGDRGNIIALRQRCQRRGIALEVIPVNPGDTVDWQTMDLAFFGGGQDSGQALIATDLIERQGPGLRAAIAADLVVLAICGGYQLLGHYFLTHTGERLPGLGVLDVYTIAGKRRMIGNVVIEVDLGKGPWQLVGFENHSGRTFHGPGVQPLGRVLVGYGDNGQDRRGGAIYRNTFGCYLHGALLPKNPQLTDHLIELALRRRYRTQVELAPLPAERELTAQRVMVQRLLSRR; this comes from the coding sequence ATGCAACTGACTCTGCGACTGGCCCATCTCTACCCAGAGCACATGAACGTGTACGGCGACCGTGGTAACATTATTGCGTTACGCCAGCGTTGTCAGCGCCGGGGCATTGCGCTGGAAGTGATACCGGTCAATCCTGGGGATACCGTTGACTGGCAGACAATGGACTTGGCTTTTTTCGGCGGCGGGCAGGATAGCGGTCAGGCGTTGATAGCTACCGATTTGATCGAGCGCCAGGGACCAGGACTGCGGGCAGCGATTGCAGCCGATCTCGTGGTACTGGCGATCTGTGGCGGTTATCAATTGCTGGGACATTACTTTCTTACCCATACTGGCGAGCGCTTACCCGGCCTGGGTGTGCTTGATGTTTATACTATTGCCGGGAAACGACGTATGATTGGCAATGTTGTGATTGAGGTTGATCTGGGGAAAGGGCCATGGCAGTTGGTCGGATTTGAGAATCACAGTGGCCGCACCTTTCACGGACCTGGTGTGCAACCGTTAGGGCGCGTATTGGTCGGCTATGGTGACAACGGTCAGGATCGCAGGGGTGGCGCCATCTATCGCAACACCTTTGGCTGTTACCTCCACGGTGCCCTGTTACCTAAAAATCCCCAACTGACCGATCATTTGATCGAACTGGCTCTACGGCGACGGTACCGTACACAGGTTGAACTAGCTCCGTTACCTGCCGAACGTGAGCTTACAGCCCAGCGCGTTATGGTACAACGCTTACTGTCACGCCGGTAA
- a CDS encoding CocE/NonD family hydrolase → MRWIGWSLAGASITAAAIFAARRPLLARLLELRPAEYQVSVTRDIPVRMPDGVVLYADHYAPRSRERHPTILIRTPYGRPGELGPLGIFEHTGCMLFAERGYHVIVQSVRGRYRSEGEFEPFVNEAADGRATVAWIAAQPWFDGNLGLWGPSYVGYTQWGPAIDGPPYLKAIVPVVTSARFSPLFYPGGAFAFESTLRWVFLIDATNRHRHRLDPAALWRLLVLRERILARALHHRPYAHADAIATGATVPFFQRWLNDPDPQGDYWSKVDMHRQLHRINAAVHLVAGWYDIFLPGQLADYTALLAAGKRPYLTVLPRAHTDLALVFEGMREGLWWFDAHLKGKRELLARRPVRIALMGSHEWHEMDFWPPPATLTRYFLQPNRGLDRTLPPVNAPPSRFVYDPTNPTPAIGGAVLSAWGGPRDQRSVETRADVLTFTSQPLSTDLDVIGPVRLILYVCSDRPFFDLVGRLCDVYPDGRSINICDGIVRVRPGVGEQQADGSYRIEIDLTATAQRFRAGHRLRVQIAGGGSPRWGPHPGDGSPYGQGYGGSPIKQRVLHDAAHPSVIILPVMNNDPTR, encoded by the coding sequence ATGCGCTGGATCGGTTGGTCTCTGGCCGGAGCTAGCATAACGGCAGCAGCGATCTTTGCTGCTCGTCGCCCGTTGCTGGCACGACTACTTGAACTGCGCCCCGCCGAATACCAGGTCAGCGTGACTCGTGATATTCCTGTGCGCATGCCCGATGGGGTTGTGTTATACGCCGACCACTATGCACCCCGCTCTAGGGAAAGACACCCGACAATCCTGATTCGTACCCCTTACGGTCGCCCCGGCGAGCTGGGACCACTAGGTATCTTTGAGCATACCGGTTGTATGCTCTTTGCCGAACGTGGCTACCACGTTATCGTCCAGAGTGTTCGTGGCCGTTACCGCTCGGAAGGTGAATTTGAGCCATTTGTAAACGAAGCTGCCGACGGTCGCGCTACGGTGGCCTGGATCGCTGCTCAACCCTGGTTTGATGGGAATCTGGGGTTGTGGGGACCCAGTTATGTTGGTTACACCCAGTGGGGACCAGCCATTGACGGCCCACCGTATCTGAAGGCCATCGTACCGGTTGTAACCAGCGCACGCTTCTCTCCACTGTTCTACCCCGGTGGCGCCTTTGCGTTCGAGTCTACGCTACGTTGGGTTTTTCTGATTGACGCAACCAACCGCCATCGACACCGACTCGATCCGGCAGCACTCTGGCGATTGTTGGTCTTACGCGAGCGCATTCTGGCCCGTGCGCTCCATCACCGACCATATGCTCATGCCGATGCCATCGCGACCGGCGCCACAGTACCCTTTTTCCAGCGCTGGCTAAACGATCCCGATCCGCAGGGTGATTACTGGTCAAAGGTCGACATGCATCGCCAGTTGCACCGTATCAATGCAGCCGTTCATCTGGTAGCTGGTTGGTACGACATCTTCCTACCTGGTCAGTTAGCCGACTACACAGCGCTGCTCGCCGCCGGGAAGCGTCCCTATCTCACCGTCTTACCACGTGCACATACCGATCTGGCATTGGTTTTTGAAGGCATGCGTGAAGGATTGTGGTGGTTTGATGCCCATCTCAAAGGGAAACGTGAGTTATTGGCCCGCCGACCGGTTCGCATTGCGTTGATGGGGAGTCATGAATGGCATGAAATGGATTTCTGGCCACCACCGGCAACGCTGACACGCTATTTTCTCCAGCCGAATCGTGGACTTGATCGTACTCTACCACCTGTTAATGCACCACCAAGCCGGTTTGTCTACGATCCTACTAATCCAACACCAGCCATTGGGGGAGCAGTGCTCAGCGCTTGGGGCGGGCCACGTGATCAACGATCGGTAGAAACTCGTGCCGATGTTTTGACATTTACCAGCCAACCATTATCTACCGATCTCGACGTCATCGGGCCGGTGCGTCTCATTCTTTACGTGTGTAGTGATCGACCATTCTTTGATCTGGTTGGCAGACTCTGCGATGTCTATCCTGACGGGCGCAGTATCAATATCTGCGATGGAATAGTGCGGGTACGACCAGGTGTAGGTGAGCAACAGGCCGATGGCTCCTACCGTATCGAAATCGATCTCACCGCAACTGCGCAACGGTTCCGAGCCGGTCATCGCTTACGGGTTCAGATTGCCGGGGGTGGCAGTCCTCGCTGGGGACCACACCCAGGTGATGGCAGCCCTTATGGGCAGGGGTACGGTGGTTCGCCTATCAAACAACGTGTGCTTCACGATGCTGCCCATCCTTCGGTCATTATCCTACCGGTGATGAACAACGATCCTACCAGATAG
- a CDS encoding acyl-CoA dehydrogenase family protein, whose product MEYEHSAEIKMFRQTVREFVDKEIRPIARAIDEEERVPFETMKKAAELGLLGVPFPERYGGLELGITGYCVLMEEINRVCASHATIIGAHSQLAAMSIYLGGTEQQKETYLRALIEGRKWGAWALTEPNAGSDAAHIQTTAERHGDEWVLNGQKMWITNGSFADVIVVFAATDKSLGARGGITAFIVEKTMPGFRVGKVEDKMGLRASHTASLYFENCRVPAENVLGQVGMGFPLAMRTLDIGRCGLGASSIGSAKEAFEMSRRYMIERHQFGRPIAEFQALQFKLAEMAVKLYTMEQIVYDCARRVDAGQQATLESSIVKLYCTEMASQIIDEAIQIHGGMGFSRELPLERMYRDARVTRIFEGTNEIQKHVIASELLKQVGYKIRLY is encoded by the coding sequence ATGGAGTACGAGCACAGTGCAGAGATCAAAATGTTCCGCCAGACGGTACGTGAGTTCGTAGACAAGGAGATTCGGCCAATTGCCCGCGCTATCGATGAAGAAGAGCGGGTACCTTTTGAAACGATGAAGAAAGCGGCCGAATTAGGATTACTCGGCGTCCCCTTCCCCGAACGTTATGGTGGGCTTGAGCTGGGCATCACTGGTTACTGTGTGCTCATGGAAGAGATCAATCGGGTCTGTGCCAGCCACGCCACTATCATCGGCGCCCATTCGCAATTGGCGGCAATGAGTATCTATCTCGGTGGTACTGAACAGCAGAAGGAGACATACCTGCGTGCATTGATCGAGGGTCGTAAGTGGGGAGCGTGGGCCTTGACCGAACCTAACGCTGGCTCCGACGCGGCACACATCCAGACTACTGCCGAGCGGCACGGCGACGAATGGGTCCTCAACGGGCAGAAGATGTGGATTACGAACGGTAGCTTCGCCGATGTTATCGTGGTCTTTGCTGCAACCGACAAGAGTCTGGGTGCACGCGGTGGAATTACTGCCTTCATTGTCGAGAAGACGATGCCTGGCTTCCGTGTTGGCAAGGTCGAAGACAAGATGGGGTTGCGTGCTTCGCATACGGCAAGCCTCTACTTCGAGAATTGTCGCGTTCCAGCCGAAAATGTTCTTGGGCAGGTCGGCATGGGCTTCCCCCTGGCAATGCGTACTCTTGACATTGGCCGCTGTGGTCTGGGAGCTAGTAGCATTGGATCGGCTAAAGAAGCCTTTGAGATGAGCCGGCGCTACATGATTGAACGTCACCAGTTTGGCCGTCCTATTGCTGAATTTCAGGCCCTTCAATTCAAGCTGGCCGAGATGGCGGTCAAACTATACACAATGGAGCAGATCGTTTACGATTGCGCCCGTCGGGTGGATGCTGGTCAGCAGGCAACGCTTGAAAGCAGTATCGTGAAGCTCTACTGCACCGAAATGGCGAGTCAGATCATCGACGAGGCCATTCAGATTCACGGCGGTATGGGCTTCTCACGTGAATTACCGCTCGAGCGGATGTACCGTGATGCACGGGTTACCCGTATCTTCGAGGGCACGAATGAGATTCAGAAGCACGTGATTGCCAGTGAGTTGCTCAAGCAAGTCGGGTATAAGATTCGGCTTTATTGA